A region from the Salminus brasiliensis chromosome 22, fSalBra1.hap2, whole genome shotgun sequence genome encodes:
- the LOC140544372 gene encoding testis-specific serine/threonine-protein kinase 6-like encodes MEADEAGGVLRSLGYEVVYNLGEGGFGTVKLATSQRHRKHVAIKIMDRRKESSDFAWKQLPRELAILKRVRHPHIIQVHESFDMPNGQVFIVMEVAATDLLHEIKALRRLPVNQARMWFSQIVDAVGYLHQQDIAHRDLKCENVLLSADGQVKLTDFGLGCFVRGYPSLSQTYCGTRCYCAPEVLLNRPYDPLKSDVWSLGVILYVMVTGFLPFSSDPHCSLTQLQRKAAEYPCGVAVEEPCRAFISYMLRFNPFTRPSVRNVANHPWMQARQEQ; translated from the coding sequence ATGGAGGCAGACGAGGCAGGTGGAGTTCTGAGAAGCCTGGGCTACGAGGTGGTGTACAACCTCGGGGAAGGAGGCTTCGGCACGGTGAAACTGGCCACATCACAGAGGCACCGCAAACACGTGGCCATTAAAATCATGGATCGCAGGAAGGAATCATCAGATTTCGCCTGGAAGCAGTTGCCCCGGGAACTCGCCATCCTAAAGAGAGTGAGGCACCCTCACATCATTCAGGTGCACGAAAGTTTCGACATGCCCAACGGACAGGTCTTCATTGTGATGGAGGTAGCCGCAACCGACCTCCTTCACGAGATCAAGGCGCTCCGACGCCTCCCCGTTAACCAGGCCAGGATGTGGTTCTCCCAGATCGTCGATGCCGTGGGCTATCTTCACCAGCAGGACATCGCCCACCGAGACCTGAAATGCGAGAACGTCCTGCTGAGCGCTGATGGTCAGGTCAAACTGACCGACTTTGGCTTGGGCTGCTTTGTAAGAGGCTACCCTTCCCTCAGCCAGACTTACTGTGGCACTCGCTGCTACTGCGCTCCTGAGGTGCTTCTCAACAGGCCCTACGATCCCCTGAAGAGTGACGTCTGGAGCCTGGGCGTCATCCTGTACGTGATGGTCACCGGCTTCTTGCCCTTCAGTTCAGACCCTCACTGTTCTCTCACACAGCTCCAGCGCAAAGCTGCGGAGTATCCGTGTGGGGTCGcggtggaggagccctgtcgGGCCTTCATTTCTTACATGCTGCGTTTCAATCCCTTCACCCGGCCTTCGGTGAGAAACGTGGCGAACCACCCTTGGATGCAGGCCAGGCAGGAGCAGTAA
- the LOC140544373 gene encoding testis-specific serine/threonine-protein kinase 6-like has protein sequence MEADEAGGVLRSLGYEVVYNLGEGGFGTVKLATSQRHRKHVAIKIMDRRKESSDFAWKQLPRELAILKRVRHPHIIQVHESFDMPNGQVFIVMEVAATDLLHEIKALRRLPVNQARMWFSQIVDAVGYLHQQDIAHRDLKCENVLLSADGQVKLTDFGLGCFVRGYPSLSQTYCGTRCYCAPEVLLNRPYDPLKSDVWSLGVILYVMVTGFLPFSSDPHCSLTQLQRKAVEYPCGVAVEEPCRAFISYMLRFNPFTRPSVRNVANHPWMQARQEQ, from the coding sequence ATGGAGGCAGACGAGGCAGGTGGAGTTCTGAGAAGCCTGGGCTACGAGGTGGTGTACAACCTCGGGGAAGGAGGCTTCGGCACGGTGAAACTGGCCACATCACAGAGGCACCGCAAACACGTGGCCATTAAAATCATGGATCGCAGGAAGGAATCATCAGATTTCGCCTGGAAGCAGTTGCCCCGGGAACTCGCCATCCTAAAGAGAGTGAGGCACCCTCACATCATTCAGGTGCACGAAAGTTTCGACATGCCCAACGGACAGGTCTTCATTGTGATGGAGGTAGCCGCAACCGACCTCCTTCACGAGATCAAGGCGCTCCGACGCCTCCCCGTTAACCAGGCCAGGATGTGGTTCTCCCAGATCGTCGATGCCGTGGGCTATCTTCACCAGCAGGACATCGCCCACCGAGACCTGAAATGCGAGAACGTCCTGCTGAGCGCTGATGGTCAGGTCAAACTGACCGACTTTGGCTTGGGCTGCTTTGTAAGAGGCTACCCTTCCCTCAGCCAGACTTACTGTGGCACTCGCTGCTACTGCGCTCCTGAGGTGCTTCTCAACAGGCCCTACGATCCCCTGAAGAGTGACGTCTGGAGCCTGGGCGTCATCCTGTACGTGATGGTCACCGGCTTCTTGCCCTTCAGTTCAGACCCTCACTGTTCTCTCACACAGCTCCAGCGTAAAGCTGTGGAGTATCCGTGTGGGGTCGcggtggaggagccctgtcgGGCCTTCATTTCTTACATGCTGCGTTTCAATCCCTTCACCCGGCCTTCGGTGAGAAACGTGGCGAACCACCCTTGGATGCAGGCCAGGCAGGAGCAGTAA
- the LOC140543617 gene encoding testis-specific serine/threonine-protein kinase 6-like, protein MEADEAGGVLRSLGYEVVYNLGEGGFGTVKLATSQRHRKHVAIKIMDRRKESSDFAWKQLPRELAILKRVRHPHIIQVHESFDMPNGQVFIVMEVAATDLLHEIKALRRLPVNQARMWFSQIVDAVGYLHQQDIAHRDLKCENVLLSADGQVKLTDFGLGCFVRGYPSLSQTYCGTRCYCAPEVLLNRPYDPLKSDVWSLGVILYVMVTGFLPFSSDPHCSLTQLQRKAAEYPCGVAVEEPCRAFISYMLRFNPFTRPSVRNVANHPWMQARQEQ, encoded by the coding sequence ATGGAGGCAGACGAGGCAGGTGGAGTTCTGAGAAGCTTGGGCTACGAGGTGGTGTACAACCTCGGGGAAGGAGGCTTCGGCACGGTGAAACTGGCCACATCACAGAGGCACCGCAAACACGTGGCCATTAAAATCATGGATCGCAGGAAGGAATCATCAGATTTCGCCTGGAAGCAGTTGCCCCGGGAACTCGCCATCCTAAAGAGAGTGAGGCACCCTCACATCATTCAGGTGCACGAAAGTTTCGACATGCCCAACGGACAGGTCTTCATTGTGATGGAGGTAGCCGCAACCGACCTCCTTCACGAGATCAAGGCGCTCCGACGCCTCCCCGTTAACCAGGCCAGGATGTGGTTCTCCCAGATCGTCGATGCCGTGGGCTATCTTCACCAGCAGGACATCGCCCACCGAGACCTGAAATGCGAGAACGTCCTGCTGAGCGCTGATGGTCAGGTCAAACTGACCGACTTTGGCTTGGGCTGCTTTGTAAGAGGCTACCCTTCCCTCAGCCAGACTTACTGTGGCACTCGCTGCTACTGCGCTCCTGAGGTGCTTCTCAACAGGCCCTACGATCCCCTGAAGAGTGACGTCTGGAGCCTGGGCGTCATCCTGTACGTGATGGTCACCGGCTTCTTGCCCTTCAGTTCAGACCCTCACTGTTCTCTCACACAGCTCCAGCGCAAAGCTGCGGAGTATCCGTGTGGGGTCGcggtggaggagccctgtcgGGCCTTCATTTCTTACATGCTGCGTTTCAATCCCTTCACCCGGCCTTCGGTGAGAAACGTGGCGAACCACCCTTGGATGCAGGCCAGGCAGGAGCAGTAA